One Halalkalicoccus tibetensis genomic region harbors:
- a CDS encoding ArgE/DapE family deacylase, producing the protein MNDAERRAFAERLLAFDTTDGDEAPAQEWLEGRLDRLGFETYRWEASPERLAAHSSFPDDPGAIETEGRPSVAGVLELGSGDGPTLLLNGHVDVVPAEAEGWSSNPFEPAWTGDELTARGAADMKCGLAACVFAASALAEADLDGRVIVESVVGEEEGGIGAASSALESPYPYEPDAAIVAEPTRLAPVIATEGSLMKRLTLTGRSAHAATPWHGESVLPHFERIRRALADLESERAREVTHPLYDEFPRPWPIVAGTVRAGSWASSVPARLESEFRIGVAPGETVDAVEKAVDARIAELVAGSEWLSAHPPVFERFSVQFEPAEVDAEEPIVRAVRSALDSAGRDSGARGATYGTDARHYIEAGIPTVVFGPGSVQQAHFPDETIDWGEVTEAAELFERAGREFLTRGTR; encoded by the coding sequence ATGAACGACGCGGAACGGCGGGCGTTCGCCGAGCGCCTCCTCGCGTTCGACACCACCGACGGCGACGAAGCACCCGCACAGGAGTGGCTCGAGGGTCGCCTCGATCGGCTGGGCTTCGAGACCTACCGATGGGAGGCCTCCCCCGAGCGCCTCGCCGCCCATTCCTCCTTTCCCGACGACCCCGGGGCGATCGAAACTGAGGGCCGGCCGAGCGTCGCCGGGGTCCTCGAGCTCGGTTCGGGCGACGGGCCGACGCTGCTGCTCAACGGCCACGTCGACGTCGTCCCCGCCGAGGCCGAGGGATGGTCCTCCAACCCGTTCGAGCCAGCGTGGACCGGCGACGAGCTGACCGCCCGCGGCGCGGCCGACATGAAGTGTGGGCTCGCGGCCTGCGTCTTCGCCGCCTCGGCGCTCGCGGAGGCTGACCTCGACGGGCGCGTGATCGTCGAGAGCGTCGTCGGCGAGGAGGAGGGCGGGATCGGGGCGGCGAGTTCGGCGCTGGAGTCACCGTATCCCTACGAGCCCGACGCAGCGATCGTCGCCGAGCCCACCCGGCTGGCCCCCGTGATCGCCACGGAGGGGTCGTTGATGAAGCGGCTCACGCTGACGGGCCGATCGGCCCACGCGGCCACGCCCTGGCACGGCGAGAGCGTTCTCCCCCACTTCGAGCGGATCCGACGGGCGCTCGCGGATCTCGAATCCGAACGCGCCCGCGAGGTGACCCACCCCCTGTACGACGAGTTTCCCCGGCCGTGGCCGATCGTCGCCGGTACCGTTCGGGCGGGCTCGTGGGCCTCCTCCGTCCCCGCGCGGCTCGAAAGCGAGTTCCGCATCGGGGTCGCGCCGGGCGAGACCGTCGACGCGGTCGAGAAAGCGGTCGACGCGCGGATCGCGGAGCTGGTCGCCGGCTCGGAGTGGCTCTCGGCTCACCCGCCGGTGTTCGAGCGGTTCTCGGTGCAGTTCGAGCCCGCCGAGGTCGACGCCGAGGAGCCGATCGTCCGTGCCGTCCGCTCCGCGCTCGATTCGGCCGGGCGCGATTCCGGGGCTCGGGGCGCGACCTACGGGACCGACGCGCGCCACTACATCGAGGCCGGGATCCCGACCGTCGTTTTCGGTCCGGGATCGGTCCAGCAGGCGCATTTCCCCGACGAGACGATCGACTGGGGGGAGGTGACGGAAGCGGCGGAACTGTTCGAGCGGGCGGGCCGGGAGTTCCTCACTCGAGGTACTCGTTGA